A single Ziziphus jujuba cultivar Dongzao chromosome 11, ASM3175591v1 DNA region contains:
- the LOC125419619 gene encoding uncharacterized protein LOC125419619 isoform X2 — MALQKFVPSGDAPSVSMKPLSFSSKMHENNRLADMETNRDVEPDVDIDLREVYFLIMHFLSAGPFPRTFGQFWNELLEHQLLPRRFHAWYSRNGAHSGDENDDGMSFPLSYDMLVERYSHIEKDHLVKLLKQLILSIAPPSRGVGGGNISNAGDVPTLVGMGSFSLLNYDRDKGSNEMKRPPSYMRWPHMKADQVRGLSLREIGGGFARHHRAPSIRAACYAIAKPSTMVKAMKNTTRLRGHRNSVYCAIFDRSGRYVITGSDDRLVKIWSMEKAYCLASCRGHEGDITDLAVSSNNALVASSSNDCIIRVWRLPDGLPISTLRGHTGAVTAIAFNPKPSSVYNLLSSSDDGTCRIWDARNSQLSPQIYIPRPSDSAAGKNSGPSSSTVAQNHQIFCCAFNANGTVFVTGSSDTLARVWIASKPSSDDSNQPNHEIDVLSGHENDVNYVQFSGCAVASKFMTADTLKEENIPKFKNSWFTHDNIVTCSRDGSAIIWAPRSRRSHGKAGRWQRAYHLKVPPPPMPPQPPRGGPRQRILPTPRGVNMIVWSLDNRFVLAAIMDCRICVWNASDGSLVHSLTGHTESTYVLDVHPFNPRMAMSAGYDGKIIVWDIWEGKPIWKDDISRFKLVDGKFSPDGTSIILSDDVGQLYIVCPGKGQSQKDAKYDQFFLGDYRPLIQDTQGNALDQETQLTPYRRNLQDLLCDSGMIPYPEPYQSAYQQRRLGALGIEWRPTSLKLATGPDFSLDQEYQMLPLADLDVLIDPLPEFVDIMDWEPEHEMHSDDTDSEYNVTEDYSTGGEQGSLNSNSSADPGCSAEDSEIDDQMDGRRRSKRKKQKAEIEIMTSSGRRVKRRNLDECDGNSVRNNNVRMSRNGRKTSKRKSSTSKSLRPERAAARKALTLFSKITGTSTDGEDEDGLEGDTSESESNLQDSNIESDGSDKYLQNERRKHLKGKEISLDQSEDMSKPHGGHEIHLNGGNRRRLVLKLPLRDSSKSVVLESNMYKGDNQADLVGPSSKVPQGTIERNGNLVTSQESRCSPEVCSKIERTGVQLDSVGDHLNLSEGCKNGEIRWGGVRARTSKRLRLGEATPSDAFAGTSLCLDAHHQKENNVSACQKSVKDCGPNSSDIDNRNYGFKMDEAVIMDGKNMGGGTSKGLIDSGNSIEHLSFSEQRDYDKPSETIDMTASRSTSSAHDKSRTDLLHERNENLPLISTKLRLKRTIMDPKSPCKQEMKSLVENLDDGRCNSLYESALGKEQDSTVPDGDTNKRINSDRGNGGSLESDNQEEKNAMSTIQDSVESHSQKNKMYSAVYRRAKTHRGTINVDGDGDGKDESTSNINNNSLRVGDDIHEDSIDIARTTRSIGLKALTGSQKLVPDDKKLGQVHDSGYSFRSNQNSSMSRRQLLQEEWGSSSKVTVGLRSTRNRRGNYSTRETSPVDKRKSNKPSKKGSWLMLSTHEEGSRYIPQLGDGVAYLRQGHQEYIEQKGSRVSRDSREDPPWISMKGSIRAVEFCKVETLEYSSESGSGDSCCKMTLKFVDPSSSVFGKTFKLTLPEVTGFPDFLVEKTRYDAAIQRNWTHRDKCKVWWKNEDEEDGSWWDGRILSVKPKSLDFPDSPWERFTIQYKSDPPEMLQHSPWELFDVNTQWEQPHINDETKSKLLSAFAKLEQSGETPQDRYGVKKLKQLSQRPHFINRFPVPLSLVVIQLRLENNYYRSLEALKHDFMVMLSNAETYGSNSELMAKLRRLSDWFSRTLSSL; from the exons ATGGCTCTTCAGAAGTTTGTTCCTTCTGGTGATGCACCTTCTGTTAGTATGAAACCTTTGAGTTTCTCCAGTAAGATGCACGAGAACAATCGACTTGCTGATATGGAGACCAATCGTGATGTGGAGCCTGATGTAGATATTGATCTTAGAGAAGTTTATTTTCTCATTATGCATTTTCTTTCAGCTGGGCCTTTTCCTAGAACTTTTGGACAGTTCTGGAATGAACTTCTTGAACATCAATTGTTACCTAGAAGATTTCATGCTTGGTATTCAAGGAATGGTGCACATAGTGGGGATGAGAATGATGATGGCATGTCCTTCCCATTGAGTTATGATATGTTGGTGGAGAG gtATTCTCATATTGAAAAGGATCACCTGGTAAAGCTTTTGAAGCAGTTGATTCTAAGTATTGCCCCACCTTCACGGGGTGTGGGTGGTGGAAACATTTCTAATGCTGGTGATGTACCTACTCTTGTGGGAATGGGATCATTTTCACTTCTTAATT ATGATAGGGATAAAGGAAGCAATGAAATGAAGCGCCCCCCTTCTTACATGCGTTGGCCTCATATGAAAGCTGATCAAGTTCGTGGGCTAAGTTTGAGGGAAATTGGAGGAGGTTTTGCTCGGCACCATCGTGCACCATCGATTCGTGCAGCATGTTATGCCATTGCAAAACCATCAACCATGGTTAAGGCGATGAAAAATACCACGAGGCTAAGGGGACATAGGAATTCTGTGTATTGTG CAATATTTGATCGCTCAGGGAGATATGTTATTACTGGTTCAGATGATCGTCTTGTAAAAATCTGGTCAATGGAAAAAGCATATTGCTTGGCCAGCTGCCGTGGGCATGAA GGAGATATTACTGACCTCGCTGTGAGTTCCAATAATGCTTTGGTGGCATCCTCGTCAAATGACTGTATCATACGAGTT TGGCGCTTGCCAGATGGACTGCCAATTTCTACTTTAAGGGGACATACTGGAGCAGTTACTGCCATTGCATTTAATCCCAAACCTAGCTCTGTATACAACCTTTTGTC CTCATCAGACGACGGAACGTGTAGAATTTGGGATGCTAGAAACTCCCAGCTGAGTCCACAGATTTACATACCAAGGCCTTCAGATTCTGCAGCTG GAAAAAACAGTGGCCCATCATCTAGCACAGTGGCACAAAACCATCAAATTTTTTGTTGTGCATTTAATGCTAATGGAACAGTGTTTGTCACTGGTAGTTCTGACACTCTTGCAAGG GTGTGGATTGCTTCTAAACCGAGCTCTGATGACTCAAACCAACCAAATCATGAGATTGATGTGCTATCTGGACACGAGAACGATGTGAATTATGTACAGTTTAG TGGCTGTGCTGTAGCGTCTAAATTTATGACAGCTGACACCTTAAAGGAAGAAAACAttccaaaattcaagaattccTG GTTCACACATGACAACATAGTTACTTGTTCTCGTGACGGCAGTGCAATTATTTGGGCACCAAGATCAAGGAGATCTCAT GGAAAAGCTGGTCGGTGGCAACGAGCTTATCATCTCAAAGTTCCACCTCCTCCAATGCCACCTCAACCTCCACGAGGAGGCCCTCGCCAGAGAATTCTTCCAACTCCTCGTGGTGTTAATATGATTGTTTGGAGCCTTGACAATCGTTTTGTCCTTGCTGCTATTATGG ATTGCAGAATATGTGTATGGAATGCTTCTGATGGTAGCTTAGTTCATTCTCTAACAGGTCATACTGAATCT ACATATGTTCTGGATGTTCACCCTTTTAATCCTCGGATGGCTATGAGTGCTGGCTATGATGGAAAAATCATAGTGTGGGAT ATATGGGAAGGAAAACCAATTTGGAAAGATGATATTTCACGTTTCAAGCTGGTAGATGGGAAGTTTTCACC GGATGGGACATCAATTATACTCTCTGATGATGTTGGTCAACTATACATAGTATGCCCAGGCAAGGGGCAATCTCAAAAAGATGCAAAATATGATCAG TTTTTCCTTGGTGATTATCGTCCCCTTATTCAAGATACCCAGGGAAATGCACTTGACCAG GAAACTCAGCTTACACCATACCGTCGGAATCTTCAAGATTTACTGTGTGACTCAG GCATGATACCATATCCTGAACCCTATCAAAGTGCATACCAGCAGAGACGATTAGGAGCTCTGGGTATTGAGTGGCGTCCTACTTCTCTGAAACTTGCTACTGGACCTGACTTTAGTCTAGATCAGGAGTACCAAATGCTACCCTTGGCAGACCTGGATGTATTAATTGATCCACTGCCAGAGTTTGTTGATATCATGGATTGGGAACCTGAACATGAAATGCATAGTGATGATACTGATTCCGAGTATAATGTTACTGAAGATTACTCAACTGGAGGAGAGCAAGGAAGTTTAAATTCCAATTCCTCTGCTGATCCTGGGTGCAGTGCAGAAGACAGTGAGATTGATGATCAAATGGATGGACGTCGTAGATCgaaaaggaaaaagcaaaagGCCGAA ATTGAAATCATGACATCTTCTGGAAGGCGTGtcaaaagaagaaatttggATGAGTGTGATGGCAATTCTGTCAGAAATAACAATGTTAGGATGTCCAGAAATGGTAGAAAAACTTCTAAGAGAAAATCTTCCACGTCAAAGTCACTAAGACCTGAAAGAGCTGCTGCACGGAAAGCTCTTactttgttttctaaaattacGGGTACCTCCACTGATGGAGAAGATGAAGATGGCTTGGAAGGTGATACATCTGAGAGTGAATCCAATTTGCAAGATTCAAACATTGAGAGTGATGGGTCAgataaatatttacaaaatgaACGAAGAAAGCATTTGAAGGGAAAAGAAATTTCACTGGATCAGTCTGAGGACATGAGTAAACCTCATGGAGGTCATGAAATTCATCTGAATGGTGGAAATAGGAGGAGATTAGTTCTCAAATTGCCATTGCGGGACTCAAGTAAGTCTGTGGTTCTAGAGAGTAATATGTATAAAGGGGATAACCAGGCTGATTTGGTGGGCCCATCATCTAAAGTTCCTCAGGGGACCATTGAGAGAAATGGAAACTTGGTAACTTCTCAGGAATCAAGGTGTTCTCCTGAGGTATGCAGCAAAATTGAAAGAACAGGAGTACAGTTAGACAGTGTTGGTGATCACTTAAATTTGTCTGAAGGTTGCAAAAATGGGGAAATCAGATGGGGTGGAGTTAGAGCTCGCACATCGAAGCGTCTGAGATTGGGTGAAGCCACGCCATCTGATGCATTTGCCGGAACTAGTTTATGTCTTGATGCTCATCATCAAAAAGAGAATAATGTCAGTGCATGCCAAAAATCTGTAAAGGATTGTGGTCCTAACTCCTCAGATATAGATAACCGGAACTACGGGTTTAAGATGGATGAAGCGGTGATAATGGATGGGAAAAATATGGGAGGTGGTACCTCCAAGGGTCTTATTGATTCAGGCAATAGTATAGAGCACTTAAGTTTCAGTGAACAAAGGGATTATGATAAACCATCAGAAACTATTGACATGACTGCTTCAAGGTCAACTTCTTCTGCCCATGATAAGAGCAGGACTGACCTTCTACATGAACGAAATGAGAACCTACCACTCATCTCTACAAAGCTAAGGCTGAAGAGGACTATAATGGATCCTAAAAGTCCTTGCAAACAAGAAATGAAATCCTTAGTAGAGAACTTGGATGATGGGAGATGTAATTCATTGTATGAAAGTGCTTTGGGCAAAGAACAGGATTCAACAGTGCCTGATGGTGATACAAACAAGAGAATTAATTCAGATCGTGGAAATGGTGGTTCTCTAGAATCTGACAATCAAGAAGAAAAGAATGCCATGTCCACTATACAGGACTCGGTGGAATCTCATTCACAGAAGAACAAAATGTACTCTGCTGTTTACAGAAGAGCGAAGACTCATAGAGGTACTATTAATGtagatggtgatggtgatggaaaGGATGAAAGCACTTCAAATATAAACAACAACAGTCTTAGAGTTGGAGACGATATCCATGAAGACTCAATTGATATAGCTCGCACGACACGATCCATTGGGTTGAAGGCCTTGACAGGTAGTCAGAAGCTTGTGCCTGATGATAAGAAGCTGGGTCAAGTACATGATTCAGGTTATTCATTTAGAAGTAACCAGAATAGTTCCATGAGCAGACGTCAATTGCTGCAGGAAGAATggggatcaagttcaaaggtgACAGTTGGACTGAGGTCTACCAGAAACAGGAGAGGTAATTATAGTACCCGTGAGACAAGTCCAGTAGATAAAAGAAAGTCAAATAAACCATCAAAGAAAGGATCATGGCTGATGCTGTCCACACATGAGGAGGGCTCCAGATATATTCCCCAGTTAGGGGATGGAGTAGCATATTTGAGACAG GGGCATCAAGAGTATATAGAACAAAAAGGTTCAAGAGTGTCTAGAGACTCAAGAGAAGACCCTCCTTGGATATCAATGAAAGGAAGCATACGCGCTGTGGAGTTTTGCAAAGTTGAAACTCTTGAGTATTCTTCAGAATCCGGATCTGGGGACAGCTGCTGTAAAATGACACTCAAATTTGTAGATCCTAGTTCCAGTGTGTTCGGTAAAACTTTTAAGTTAACCCTACCTGAAGTAACTGGCTTCCCTGACTTTCTTGTTGAGAAAACTCGATATGATGCTGCTATACAGAGGAATTGGACACACAGGGATAAATGCAAAGTCTGGTGGAAAAATGAGGATGAAGAAGATGGGAGTTGGTGGGATGGCCGAATTCTATCTGTGAAGCCCAAATCTTTAGATTTTCCAGACAGTCCATGGGAAAGGTTCACAATTCAGTACAAGAGCGATCCCCCTGAAATGCTTCAACACAGTCCTTGGGAGCTGTTTGATGTTAATACCCAATGGGAGCAGCCCCATATTAATGATGAAACCAAAAGTAAGCTGCTGTCTGCTTTTGCCAAATTAGAGCAGTCAGGCGAGACACCGCAG GATCGATATGGTGTCAAAAAATTGAAGCAACTTTCACAGAGGCCGCATTTTATAAACAG GTTCCCGGTTCCATTATCTCTAGTAGTGATCCAGCTAAGGTTAGAAAACAATTACTATCGGAGTTTGGAAGCACTGaagcatgatttcatggtcatGCTTTCAAATGCTGAAACTTATGGAAGCAATTCGGAGCTTATGGCAAAACTAAGACGCCTATCAGATTGGTTCTCACGGACAT
- the LOC125419619 gene encoding uncharacterized protein LOC125419619 isoform X1, with protein sequence MTDSKGIMALQKFVPSGDAPSVSMKPLSFSSKMHENNRLADMETNRDVEPDVDIDLREVYFLIMHFLSAGPFPRTFGQFWNELLEHQLLPRRFHAWYSRNGAHSGDENDDGMSFPLSYDMLVERYSHIEKDHLVKLLKQLILSIAPPSRGVGGGNISNAGDVPTLVGMGSFSLLNYDRDKGSNEMKRPPSYMRWPHMKADQVRGLSLREIGGGFARHHRAPSIRAACYAIAKPSTMVKAMKNTTRLRGHRNSVYCAIFDRSGRYVITGSDDRLVKIWSMEKAYCLASCRGHEGDITDLAVSSNNALVASSSNDCIIRVWRLPDGLPISTLRGHTGAVTAIAFNPKPSSVYNLLSSSDDGTCRIWDARNSQLSPQIYIPRPSDSAAGKNSGPSSSTVAQNHQIFCCAFNANGTVFVTGSSDTLARVWIASKPSSDDSNQPNHEIDVLSGHENDVNYVQFSGCAVASKFMTADTLKEENIPKFKNSWFTHDNIVTCSRDGSAIIWAPRSRRSHGKAGRWQRAYHLKVPPPPMPPQPPRGGPRQRILPTPRGVNMIVWSLDNRFVLAAIMDCRICVWNASDGSLVHSLTGHTESTYVLDVHPFNPRMAMSAGYDGKIIVWDIWEGKPIWKDDISRFKLVDGKFSPDGTSIILSDDVGQLYIVCPGKGQSQKDAKYDQFFLGDYRPLIQDTQGNALDQETQLTPYRRNLQDLLCDSGMIPYPEPYQSAYQQRRLGALGIEWRPTSLKLATGPDFSLDQEYQMLPLADLDVLIDPLPEFVDIMDWEPEHEMHSDDTDSEYNVTEDYSTGGEQGSLNSNSSADPGCSAEDSEIDDQMDGRRRSKRKKQKAEIEIMTSSGRRVKRRNLDECDGNSVRNNNVRMSRNGRKTSKRKSSTSKSLRPERAAARKALTLFSKITGTSTDGEDEDGLEGDTSESESNLQDSNIESDGSDKYLQNERRKHLKGKEISLDQSEDMSKPHGGHEIHLNGGNRRRLVLKLPLRDSSKSVVLESNMYKGDNQADLVGPSSKVPQGTIERNGNLVTSQESRCSPEVCSKIERTGVQLDSVGDHLNLSEGCKNGEIRWGGVRARTSKRLRLGEATPSDAFAGTSLCLDAHHQKENNVSACQKSVKDCGPNSSDIDNRNYGFKMDEAVIMDGKNMGGGTSKGLIDSGNSIEHLSFSEQRDYDKPSETIDMTASRSTSSAHDKSRTDLLHERNENLPLISTKLRLKRTIMDPKSPCKQEMKSLVENLDDGRCNSLYESALGKEQDSTVPDGDTNKRINSDRGNGGSLESDNQEEKNAMSTIQDSVESHSQKNKMYSAVYRRAKTHRGTINVDGDGDGKDESTSNINNNSLRVGDDIHEDSIDIARTTRSIGLKALTGSQKLVPDDKKLGQVHDSGYSFRSNQNSSMSRRQLLQEEWGSSSKVTVGLRSTRNRRGNYSTRETSPVDKRKSNKPSKKGSWLMLSTHEEGSRYIPQLGDGVAYLRQGHQEYIEQKGSRVSRDSREDPPWISMKGSIRAVEFCKVETLEYSSESGSGDSCCKMTLKFVDPSSSVFGKTFKLTLPEVTGFPDFLVEKTRYDAAIQRNWTHRDKCKVWWKNEDEEDGSWWDGRILSVKPKSLDFPDSPWERFTIQYKSDPPEMLQHSPWELFDVNTQWEQPHINDETKSKLLSAFAKLEQSGETPQDRYGVKKLKQLSQRPHFINRFPVPLSLVVIQLRLENNYYRSLEALKHDFMVMLSNAETYGSNSELMAKLRRLSDWFSRTLSSL encoded by the exons ATGACTGATTCGAAAG GAATTATGGCTCTTCAGAAGTTTGTTCCTTCTGGTGATGCACCTTCTGTTAGTATGAAACCTTTGAGTTTCTCCAGTAAGATGCACGAGAACAATCGACTTGCTGATATGGAGACCAATCGTGATGTGGAGCCTGATGTAGATATTGATCTTAGAGAAGTTTATTTTCTCATTATGCATTTTCTTTCAGCTGGGCCTTTTCCTAGAACTTTTGGACAGTTCTGGAATGAACTTCTTGAACATCAATTGTTACCTAGAAGATTTCATGCTTGGTATTCAAGGAATGGTGCACATAGTGGGGATGAGAATGATGATGGCATGTCCTTCCCATTGAGTTATGATATGTTGGTGGAGAG gtATTCTCATATTGAAAAGGATCACCTGGTAAAGCTTTTGAAGCAGTTGATTCTAAGTATTGCCCCACCTTCACGGGGTGTGGGTGGTGGAAACATTTCTAATGCTGGTGATGTACCTACTCTTGTGGGAATGGGATCATTTTCACTTCTTAATT ATGATAGGGATAAAGGAAGCAATGAAATGAAGCGCCCCCCTTCTTACATGCGTTGGCCTCATATGAAAGCTGATCAAGTTCGTGGGCTAAGTTTGAGGGAAATTGGAGGAGGTTTTGCTCGGCACCATCGTGCACCATCGATTCGTGCAGCATGTTATGCCATTGCAAAACCATCAACCATGGTTAAGGCGATGAAAAATACCACGAGGCTAAGGGGACATAGGAATTCTGTGTATTGTG CAATATTTGATCGCTCAGGGAGATATGTTATTACTGGTTCAGATGATCGTCTTGTAAAAATCTGGTCAATGGAAAAAGCATATTGCTTGGCCAGCTGCCGTGGGCATGAA GGAGATATTACTGACCTCGCTGTGAGTTCCAATAATGCTTTGGTGGCATCCTCGTCAAATGACTGTATCATACGAGTT TGGCGCTTGCCAGATGGACTGCCAATTTCTACTTTAAGGGGACATACTGGAGCAGTTACTGCCATTGCATTTAATCCCAAACCTAGCTCTGTATACAACCTTTTGTC CTCATCAGACGACGGAACGTGTAGAATTTGGGATGCTAGAAACTCCCAGCTGAGTCCACAGATTTACATACCAAGGCCTTCAGATTCTGCAGCTG GAAAAAACAGTGGCCCATCATCTAGCACAGTGGCACAAAACCATCAAATTTTTTGTTGTGCATTTAATGCTAATGGAACAGTGTTTGTCACTGGTAGTTCTGACACTCTTGCAAGG GTGTGGATTGCTTCTAAACCGAGCTCTGATGACTCAAACCAACCAAATCATGAGATTGATGTGCTATCTGGACACGAGAACGATGTGAATTATGTACAGTTTAG TGGCTGTGCTGTAGCGTCTAAATTTATGACAGCTGACACCTTAAAGGAAGAAAACAttccaaaattcaagaattccTG GTTCACACATGACAACATAGTTACTTGTTCTCGTGACGGCAGTGCAATTATTTGGGCACCAAGATCAAGGAGATCTCAT GGAAAAGCTGGTCGGTGGCAACGAGCTTATCATCTCAAAGTTCCACCTCCTCCAATGCCACCTCAACCTCCACGAGGAGGCCCTCGCCAGAGAATTCTTCCAACTCCTCGTGGTGTTAATATGATTGTTTGGAGCCTTGACAATCGTTTTGTCCTTGCTGCTATTATGG ATTGCAGAATATGTGTATGGAATGCTTCTGATGGTAGCTTAGTTCATTCTCTAACAGGTCATACTGAATCT ACATATGTTCTGGATGTTCACCCTTTTAATCCTCGGATGGCTATGAGTGCTGGCTATGATGGAAAAATCATAGTGTGGGAT ATATGGGAAGGAAAACCAATTTGGAAAGATGATATTTCACGTTTCAAGCTGGTAGATGGGAAGTTTTCACC GGATGGGACATCAATTATACTCTCTGATGATGTTGGTCAACTATACATAGTATGCCCAGGCAAGGGGCAATCTCAAAAAGATGCAAAATATGATCAG TTTTTCCTTGGTGATTATCGTCCCCTTATTCAAGATACCCAGGGAAATGCACTTGACCAG GAAACTCAGCTTACACCATACCGTCGGAATCTTCAAGATTTACTGTGTGACTCAG GCATGATACCATATCCTGAACCCTATCAAAGTGCATACCAGCAGAGACGATTAGGAGCTCTGGGTATTGAGTGGCGTCCTACTTCTCTGAAACTTGCTACTGGACCTGACTTTAGTCTAGATCAGGAGTACCAAATGCTACCCTTGGCAGACCTGGATGTATTAATTGATCCACTGCCAGAGTTTGTTGATATCATGGATTGGGAACCTGAACATGAAATGCATAGTGATGATACTGATTCCGAGTATAATGTTACTGAAGATTACTCAACTGGAGGAGAGCAAGGAAGTTTAAATTCCAATTCCTCTGCTGATCCTGGGTGCAGTGCAGAAGACAGTGAGATTGATGATCAAATGGATGGACGTCGTAGATCgaaaaggaaaaagcaaaagGCCGAA ATTGAAATCATGACATCTTCTGGAAGGCGTGtcaaaagaagaaatttggATGAGTGTGATGGCAATTCTGTCAGAAATAACAATGTTAGGATGTCCAGAAATGGTAGAAAAACTTCTAAGAGAAAATCTTCCACGTCAAAGTCACTAAGACCTGAAAGAGCTGCTGCACGGAAAGCTCTTactttgttttctaaaattacGGGTACCTCCACTGATGGAGAAGATGAAGATGGCTTGGAAGGTGATACATCTGAGAGTGAATCCAATTTGCAAGATTCAAACATTGAGAGTGATGGGTCAgataaatatttacaaaatgaACGAAGAAAGCATTTGAAGGGAAAAGAAATTTCACTGGATCAGTCTGAGGACATGAGTAAACCTCATGGAGGTCATGAAATTCATCTGAATGGTGGAAATAGGAGGAGATTAGTTCTCAAATTGCCATTGCGGGACTCAAGTAAGTCTGTGGTTCTAGAGAGTAATATGTATAAAGGGGATAACCAGGCTGATTTGGTGGGCCCATCATCTAAAGTTCCTCAGGGGACCATTGAGAGAAATGGAAACTTGGTAACTTCTCAGGAATCAAGGTGTTCTCCTGAGGTATGCAGCAAAATTGAAAGAACAGGAGTACAGTTAGACAGTGTTGGTGATCACTTAAATTTGTCTGAAGGTTGCAAAAATGGGGAAATCAGATGGGGTGGAGTTAGAGCTCGCACATCGAAGCGTCTGAGATTGGGTGAAGCCACGCCATCTGATGCATTTGCCGGAACTAGTTTATGTCTTGATGCTCATCATCAAAAAGAGAATAATGTCAGTGCATGCCAAAAATCTGTAAAGGATTGTGGTCCTAACTCCTCAGATATAGATAACCGGAACTACGGGTTTAAGATGGATGAAGCGGTGATAATGGATGGGAAAAATATGGGAGGTGGTACCTCCAAGGGTCTTATTGATTCAGGCAATAGTATAGAGCACTTAAGTTTCAGTGAACAAAGGGATTATGATAAACCATCAGAAACTATTGACATGACTGCTTCAAGGTCAACTTCTTCTGCCCATGATAAGAGCAGGACTGACCTTCTACATGAACGAAATGAGAACCTACCACTCATCTCTACAAAGCTAAGGCTGAAGAGGACTATAATGGATCCTAAAAGTCCTTGCAAACAAGAAATGAAATCCTTAGTAGAGAACTTGGATGATGGGAGATGTAATTCATTGTATGAAAGTGCTTTGGGCAAAGAACAGGATTCAACAGTGCCTGATGGTGATACAAACAAGAGAATTAATTCAGATCGTGGAAATGGTGGTTCTCTAGAATCTGACAATCAAGAAGAAAAGAATGCCATGTCCACTATACAGGACTCGGTGGAATCTCATTCACAGAAGAACAAAATGTACTCTGCTGTTTACAGAAGAGCGAAGACTCATAGAGGTACTATTAATGtagatggtgatggtgatggaaaGGATGAAAGCACTTCAAATATAAACAACAACAGTCTTAGAGTTGGAGACGATATCCATGAAGACTCAATTGATATAGCTCGCACGACACGATCCATTGGGTTGAAGGCCTTGACAGGTAGTCAGAAGCTTGTGCCTGATGATAAGAAGCTGGGTCAAGTACATGATTCAGGTTATTCATTTAGAAGTAACCAGAATAGTTCCATGAGCAGACGTCAATTGCTGCAGGAAGAATggggatcaagttcaaaggtgACAGTTGGACTGAGGTCTACCAGAAACAGGAGAGGTAATTATAGTACCCGTGAGACAAGTCCAGTAGATAAAAGAAAGTCAAATAAACCATCAAAGAAAGGATCATGGCTGATGCTGTCCACACATGAGGAGGGCTCCAGATATATTCCCCAGTTAGGGGATGGAGTAGCATATTTGAGACAG GGGCATCAAGAGTATATAGAACAAAAAGGTTCAAGAGTGTCTAGAGACTCAAGAGAAGACCCTCCTTGGATATCAATGAAAGGAAGCATACGCGCTGTGGAGTTTTGCAAAGTTGAAACTCTTGAGTATTCTTCAGAATCCGGATCTGGGGACAGCTGCTGTAAAATGACACTCAAATTTGTAGATCCTAGTTCCAGTGTGTTCGGTAAAACTTTTAAGTTAACCCTACCTGAAGTAACTGGCTTCCCTGACTTTCTTGTTGAGAAAACTCGATATGATGCTGCTATACAGAGGAATTGGACACACAGGGATAAATGCAAAGTCTGGTGGAAAAATGAGGATGAAGAAGATGGGAGTTGGTGGGATGGCCGAATTCTATCTGTGAAGCCCAAATCTTTAGATTTTCCAGACAGTCCATGGGAAAGGTTCACAATTCAGTACAAGAGCGATCCCCCTGAAATGCTTCAACACAGTCCTTGGGAGCTGTTTGATGTTAATACCCAATGGGAGCAGCCCCATATTAATGATGAAACCAAAAGTAAGCTGCTGTCTGCTTTTGCCAAATTAGAGCAGTCAGGCGAGACACCGCAG GATCGATATGGTGTCAAAAAATTGAAGCAACTTTCACAGAGGCCGCATTTTATAAACAG GTTCCCGGTTCCATTATCTCTAGTAGTGATCCAGCTAAGGTTAGAAAACAATTACTATCGGAGTTTGGAAGCACTGaagcatgatttcatggtcatGCTTTCAAATGCTGAAACTTATGGAAGCAATTCGGAGCTTATGGCAAAACTAAGACGCCTATCAGATTGGTTCTCACGGACAT